Proteins encoded together in one Anguilla anguilla isolate fAngAng1 chromosome 9, fAngAng1.pri, whole genome shotgun sequence window:
- the LOC118236697 gene encoding solute carrier family 22 member 5-like isoform X3, which produces MGDFDADTAFLGNWGRFQQIVFFLLCTTAVPNGFNALSIVFLGDSPPHRCLIPEAANITEEWRQASIPTQVVNGETEYSRCTRYRLDLISNFSAQGLSPSKDVNLSEVPLEGCSDGWTYSKETYQSTIVTEFDLVCDNEWKQPFTTSIYFFGVLSGSFFSGQLSDRFGRKPILFITMVIQTLFTFIQAFSPSWEVFSVLFFVVGLGQISNYVAAFVLGTEVLTGPPRMIYASLGVCGFFAIGYMTLPLFAYFCRDWRTLLIALSLPSIVYIPLWWFIPESPRWLLSQGRVEEAEAILRDAAKKNRVTAPEVIFAHTEGSQKQFKKQEFHGFLELLKTSNIRCITGMLCLMWFTLTIGYFGLSLNTSNLYGDPYLNCFISAATEMPAYVASWLSLQYLPRRLCSSFKMLLGGGLLFFIQLVPADLPSLAISLEMIGKFFIASASALIFAYTGELYPTVMRNTAVGTCSMASRVGSSVAPYFVHLGTYDKNLPYILLGSLTIISAAITLFLPESFGRPLPDTIEQMPKRERIKWPCLSSEQKNLQKKGKTYSPKIIAETRILSPELPFHEKSCCES; this is translated from the exons ATGGGGGACTTTGATGCAGACACGGCCTTCCTCGGCAACTGGGGCAGATTTCAGCAGATTGTCTTTTTCCTGCTCTGCACCACCGCCGTGCCAAACGGATTCAACGCTCTCTCCATCGTGTTCCTGGGAGACAGCCCACCCCATCGCTGTCTGATCCCAGAGGCGGCTAACATCACTGAGGAGTGGAGACAGGCCAGCATTCCCACACAGGTGGTGAACGGGGAGACGGAGTACAGCAGGTGCACAAGATACAGGCTGGACCTGATCTCAAACTTCTCAGCCCAGGGCCTGTCCCCCAGTAAGGATGTCAACCTCTCTGAAGTGCCGCTCGAGGGCTGCTCTGATGGGTGGACCTACAGTAAGGAGACCTACCAGTCCACCATAGTCACTGAG TTTGACCTGGTTTGTGACAATGAATGGAAACAGCCCTTCACTACCTCCATCTACTTCTTCGGTGTGCTGTCTGGGTCTTTCTTCTCTGGCCAACTTTCAGACAG GTTTGGGAGAAAGCCAATCCTTTTCATTACCATGGTGATCCAGACGCTCTTCACCTTCATCCAGGCGTTCTCTCCATCATGGGAGGTCTTCTCTGTGCTCTTCTTCGTCGTGGGACTGGGACAGATCTCCAACTACGTGGCCGCATTTGTACTGG gaaCAGAGGTCCTGACTGGGCCTCCGCGGATGATTTACGCCTCCCTGGGAGTGTGTGGCTTCTTTGCTATTGGCTACATGACGCTGCCACTCTTTGCCTACTTCTGCAGGGATTGGAGGACGCTGCTGATTGCCTTGTCTTTGCCCAGCATTGTCTACATCCCCCTTTGGTG GTTCATCCCGGAGTCCCCCCGATGGCTCCTCTCTCAGGGCCGGGTGGAGGAGGCAGAGGCCATTTTGAGAGATGCTGCCAAGAAGAACAGAGTCACAGCCCCGGAGGTCATCTTCGCCCACACAGAG GGTTCACAgaagcaatttaaaaaacaggaattCCATGGCTTTCTTGAACTCCTGAAGACTAGTAACATCCGCTGCATCACGGGAATGTTGTGTCTAATGTG gTTTACTTTAACTATAGGTTACTTTGGCCTGTCTCTGAACACATCCAATCTGTATGGAGACCCTTATCTCAACTGTTTCATCTCTGCTGCCACTGAGATGCCAGCTTATGTCGCCAGCTGGTTGTCCCTGCAATATCTACCCAGAAGGCTGTGCTCTAGCTTCAAGATGCTGCTAGGAGGCGGACTTCTTTTCTTCATTCAGCTCGTACCTGCAG ATCTGCCCTCCTTGGCCATTTCACTTGAAATGATAGGGAAGTTTTTCATCGCTAGCGCAAGCGCCTTGATATTTGCTTACACGGGAGAGCTGTACCCCACCGTAATGAGAAACACCGCGGTGGGGACCTGCAGCATGGCCTCTCGCGTGGGAAGCTCCGTCGCTCCATACTTTGTCCACCTGG GTACATATGACAAGAATTTGCCTTACATTCTGCTGGGAAGCCTCACCATTATATCAGCAGCCATCACCCTCTTTCTGCCTGAGAGCTTTGGGCGCCCTCTGCCAGACACCATAGAACAGATGCCAAAAAGAGAGAG GATAAAATGGCCGTGTCTGTCCAGTGAACAGAAAAACCTACAAAAAAAGGGC
- the LOC118236697 gene encoding solute carrier family 22 member 5-like isoform X2, which yields MHFLPHPQHDIKIDGEEVLREFFKGRRRLQIGSQLLAGVLSMGDFDADTAFLGNWGRFQQIVFFLLCTTAVPNGFNALSIVFLGDSPPHRCLIPEAANITEEWRQASIPTQVVNGETEYSRCTRYRLDLISNFSAQGLSPSKDVNLSEVPLEGCSDGWTYSKETYQSTIVTEFDLVCDNEWKQPFTTSIYFFGVLSGSFFSGQLSDRFGRKPILFITMVIQTLFTFIQAFSPSWEVFSVLFFVVGLGQISNYVAAFVLGTEVLTGPPRMIYASLGVCGFFAIGYMTLPLFAYFCRDWRTLLIALSLPSIVYIPLWWFIPESPRWLLSQGRVEEAEAILRDAAKKNRVTAPEVIFAHTEGSQKQFKKQEFHGFLELLKTSNIRCITGMLCLMWFTLTIGYFGLSLNTSNLYGDPYLNCFISAATEMPAYVASWLSLQYLPRRLCSSFKMLLGGGLLFFIQLVPADLPSLAISLEMIGKFFIASASALIFAYTGELYPTVMRNTAVGTCSMASRVGSSVAPYFVHLGTYDKNLPYILLGSLTIISAAITLFLPESFGRPLPDTIEQMPKRERLQHRRI from the exons ATGCATTTCCTACCACACCCACAACATGACATAAAAATAGACGGCGAGGAAGTTCTGCGTGAGTTTTTCAAAGGGAGACGAAGACTTCAGATAG GAAGCCAGTTATTGGCTGGGGTTCTGAGCATGGGGGACTTTGATGCAGACACGGCCTTCCTCGGCAACTGGGGCAGATTTCAGCAGATTGTCTTTTTCCTGCTCTGCACCACCGCCGTGCCAAACGGATTCAACGCTCTCTCCATCGTGTTCCTGGGAGACAGCCCACCCCATCGCTGTCTGATCCCAGAGGCGGCTAACATCACTGAGGAGTGGAGACAGGCCAGCATTCCCACACAGGTGGTGAACGGGGAGACGGAGTACAGCAGGTGCACAAGATACAGGCTGGACCTGATCTCAAACTTCTCAGCCCAGGGCCTGTCCCCCAGTAAGGATGTCAACCTCTCTGAAGTGCCGCTCGAGGGCTGCTCTGATGGGTGGACCTACAGTAAGGAGACCTACCAGTCCACCATAGTCACTGAG TTTGACCTGGTTTGTGACAATGAATGGAAACAGCCCTTCACTACCTCCATCTACTTCTTCGGTGTGCTGTCTGGGTCTTTCTTCTCTGGCCAACTTTCAGACAG GTTTGGGAGAAAGCCAATCCTTTTCATTACCATGGTGATCCAGACGCTCTTCACCTTCATCCAGGCGTTCTCTCCATCATGGGAGGTCTTCTCTGTGCTCTTCTTCGTCGTGGGACTGGGACAGATCTCCAACTACGTGGCCGCATTTGTACTGG gaaCAGAGGTCCTGACTGGGCCTCCGCGGATGATTTACGCCTCCCTGGGAGTGTGTGGCTTCTTTGCTATTGGCTACATGACGCTGCCACTCTTTGCCTACTTCTGCAGGGATTGGAGGACGCTGCTGATTGCCTTGTCTTTGCCCAGCATTGTCTACATCCCCCTTTGGTG GTTCATCCCGGAGTCCCCCCGATGGCTCCTCTCTCAGGGCCGGGTGGAGGAGGCAGAGGCCATTTTGAGAGATGCTGCCAAGAAGAACAGAGTCACAGCCCCGGAGGTCATCTTCGCCCACACAGAG GGTTCACAgaagcaatttaaaaaacaggaattCCATGGCTTTCTTGAACTCCTGAAGACTAGTAACATCCGCTGCATCACGGGAATGTTGTGTCTAATGTG gTTTACTTTAACTATAGGTTACTTTGGCCTGTCTCTGAACACATCCAATCTGTATGGAGACCCTTATCTCAACTGTTTCATCTCTGCTGCCACTGAGATGCCAGCTTATGTCGCCAGCTGGTTGTCCCTGCAATATCTACCCAGAAGGCTGTGCTCTAGCTTCAAGATGCTGCTAGGAGGCGGACTTCTTTTCTTCATTCAGCTCGTACCTGCAG ATCTGCCCTCCTTGGCCATTTCACTTGAAATGATAGGGAAGTTTTTCATCGCTAGCGCAAGCGCCTTGATATTTGCTTACACGGGAGAGCTGTACCCCACCGTAATGAGAAACACCGCGGTGGGGACCTGCAGCATGGCCTCTCGCGTGGGAAGCTCCGTCGCTCCATACTTTGTCCACCTGG GTACATATGACAAGAATTTGCCTTACATTCTGCTGGGAAGCCTCACCATTATATCAGCAGCCATCACCCTCTTTCTGCCTGAGAGCTTTGGGCGCCCTCTGCCAGACACCATAGAACAGATGCCAAAAAGAGAGAG
- the LOC118236697 gene encoding solute carrier family 22 member 5-like isoform X1, whose product MHFLPHPQHDIKIDGEEVLREFFKGRRRLQIGSQLLAGVLSMGDFDADTAFLGNWGRFQQIVFFLLCTTAVPNGFNALSIVFLGDSPPHRCLIPEAANITEEWRQASIPTQVVNGETEYSRCTRYRLDLISNFSAQGLSPSKDVNLSEVPLEGCSDGWTYSKETYQSTIVTEFDLVCDNEWKQPFTTSIYFFGVLSGSFFSGQLSDRFGRKPILFITMVIQTLFTFIQAFSPSWEVFSVLFFVVGLGQISNYVAAFVLGTEVLTGPPRMIYASLGVCGFFAIGYMTLPLFAYFCRDWRTLLIALSLPSIVYIPLWWFIPESPRWLLSQGRVEEAEAILRDAAKKNRVTAPEVIFAHTEGSQKQFKKQEFHGFLELLKTSNIRCITGMLCLMWFTLTIGYFGLSLNTSNLYGDPYLNCFISAATEMPAYVASWLSLQYLPRRLCSSFKMLLGGGLLFFIQLVPADLPSLAISLEMIGKFFIASASALIFAYTGELYPTVMRNTAVGTCSMASRVGSSVAPYFVHLGTYDKNLPYILLGSLTIISAAITLFLPESFGRPLPDTIEQMPKRERIKWPCLSSEQKNLQKKGKTYSPKIIAETRILSPELPFHEKSCCES is encoded by the exons ATGCATTTCCTACCACACCCACAACATGACATAAAAATAGACGGCGAGGAAGTTCTGCGTGAGTTTTTCAAAGGGAGACGAAGACTTCAGATAG GAAGCCAGTTATTGGCTGGGGTTCTGAGCATGGGGGACTTTGATGCAGACACGGCCTTCCTCGGCAACTGGGGCAGATTTCAGCAGATTGTCTTTTTCCTGCTCTGCACCACCGCCGTGCCAAACGGATTCAACGCTCTCTCCATCGTGTTCCTGGGAGACAGCCCACCCCATCGCTGTCTGATCCCAGAGGCGGCTAACATCACTGAGGAGTGGAGACAGGCCAGCATTCCCACACAGGTGGTGAACGGGGAGACGGAGTACAGCAGGTGCACAAGATACAGGCTGGACCTGATCTCAAACTTCTCAGCCCAGGGCCTGTCCCCCAGTAAGGATGTCAACCTCTCTGAAGTGCCGCTCGAGGGCTGCTCTGATGGGTGGACCTACAGTAAGGAGACCTACCAGTCCACCATAGTCACTGAG TTTGACCTGGTTTGTGACAATGAATGGAAACAGCCCTTCACTACCTCCATCTACTTCTTCGGTGTGCTGTCTGGGTCTTTCTTCTCTGGCCAACTTTCAGACAG GTTTGGGAGAAAGCCAATCCTTTTCATTACCATGGTGATCCAGACGCTCTTCACCTTCATCCAGGCGTTCTCTCCATCATGGGAGGTCTTCTCTGTGCTCTTCTTCGTCGTGGGACTGGGACAGATCTCCAACTACGTGGCCGCATTTGTACTGG gaaCAGAGGTCCTGACTGGGCCTCCGCGGATGATTTACGCCTCCCTGGGAGTGTGTGGCTTCTTTGCTATTGGCTACATGACGCTGCCACTCTTTGCCTACTTCTGCAGGGATTGGAGGACGCTGCTGATTGCCTTGTCTTTGCCCAGCATTGTCTACATCCCCCTTTGGTG GTTCATCCCGGAGTCCCCCCGATGGCTCCTCTCTCAGGGCCGGGTGGAGGAGGCAGAGGCCATTTTGAGAGATGCTGCCAAGAAGAACAGAGTCACAGCCCCGGAGGTCATCTTCGCCCACACAGAG GGTTCACAgaagcaatttaaaaaacaggaattCCATGGCTTTCTTGAACTCCTGAAGACTAGTAACATCCGCTGCATCACGGGAATGTTGTGTCTAATGTG gTTTACTTTAACTATAGGTTACTTTGGCCTGTCTCTGAACACATCCAATCTGTATGGAGACCCTTATCTCAACTGTTTCATCTCTGCTGCCACTGAGATGCCAGCTTATGTCGCCAGCTGGTTGTCCCTGCAATATCTACCCAGAAGGCTGTGCTCTAGCTTCAAGATGCTGCTAGGAGGCGGACTTCTTTTCTTCATTCAGCTCGTACCTGCAG ATCTGCCCTCCTTGGCCATTTCACTTGAAATGATAGGGAAGTTTTTCATCGCTAGCGCAAGCGCCTTGATATTTGCTTACACGGGAGAGCTGTACCCCACCGTAATGAGAAACACCGCGGTGGGGACCTGCAGCATGGCCTCTCGCGTGGGAAGCTCCGTCGCTCCATACTTTGTCCACCTGG GTACATATGACAAGAATTTGCCTTACATTCTGCTGGGAAGCCTCACCATTATATCAGCAGCCATCACCCTCTTTCTGCCTGAGAGCTTTGGGCGCCCTCTGCCAGACACCATAGAACAGATGCCAAAAAGAGAGAG GATAAAATGGCCGTGTCTGTCCAGTGAACAGAAAAACCTACAAAAAAAGGGC